The Streptomyces sp. ALI-76-A nucleotide sequence TGGTGCTGGGCGGCGCCCGGTCCGGGAAGTCGGTGGAGGCCGAGCGGCGGCTGGAGGCGTTCCCCGGTGTGCTCTACGTGGCGACCGGGGGGTCCCGGACCGAGGACGGCGAGTGGACGGCCCGGGTCACCGCGCACCGGGAGCGGCGGCCGGGGTCGTGGCGTACGACCGAGACGTGCGACCTGGTGCCGCTGCTGAAGGACGACGGGCCGCCGCTGCTGATCGACTGTCTGTCGCTGTGGCTGACGGACGCGATGGACGCCGTCGGGGCGTGGGACGACGCGGAGTGGGCGGACGGCGGGGAGCGGGCGCTGCGGGCGCGGGTGCGGGAGCTGACGGAGGCGGTGCGGGCCACGCGGCGGACGGTGGTCGCCGTGTCGAACGAGGTCGGGTCGGGCATCGTCCCGGCCACCGCGTCAGGCCGGCGCTACCGGGACGAACTCGGCCGCCTGAACGCGGCGTTCGCCCACGAGTGCGAGCAGGTGCTGCTGGTCGTGGCGGGACAGGCGCTGGTGCTGCGGGGCTGACAGCGGCTCACCCCGCCGGTGCCCTGCGACAGTCCGCGCGGGCGTCACGCGGCCGGTGTCTCCCGGCGGGCGATGAGGCGGTAGGTGTTCGAGAAGCGGGTGAGGCTGAGCAGGGGGGCCAGGGCGTGGTCCAGGATCCTGGCCGCGGCCAGGAGCGTTGCGGCCAGCCAGTGCGGCAGGGGCCTGGGCAGGGCCAGGGACAGGGCCGCCGACAGGTCCTCGGGGATGTGCGCGGCCCGGCGGTCGGTCCGGACGATCACGCAGCCCCGGGACTCCAGTTCCGTGCGGAGGTCGTCCAGCGGCAGCAGCCGCAGACCGGTGGCCCGGGGCAGCCACCGCCTGCCGAGGAGGGCGGCGAACGCGCACTGCGGGTCGGGGGCTTCGAGCAGGAGGTGACCGCCGGGACGCAGCACGGCCACGGCGGCGTGCAGTTCCTCGCGCGGGTCCGCGGTGTGCGGCAGGTGGTGGAGAAGGCTGACCACGTCGTAGCGGGCGCGCAGCCGGGTCGTGATCCGAGGGTCCGTCAGGAGGCCCACGTACGCCTCCTCGACGCGCTCGGCCCGGCGGGCCCGTTCGACCCGGCGGGTGGCGTCCAGGCCGTCGAAGGACGTGTAGGGGAAGACCTCCTTCGCCGTCGCCGGGAAGCGGGCGTCGCCCGTGCCCACGTCCAGCCAGCTCTCCGGCTCCGGGAACGGCAGCATCGCCCGGGCGGTGGAGCGAAGACGCCGTGCGGAGGGTGCTGGCATGGGGCGGCTCCCGGAGACGTACGACAATTCGCGGCAAAGCGGAACGTATGGGATGGCGATCTGCAGTGCAACGACGTCGCCCCGTCGTCGTGGCGACATGGCGCCGTCCTGTTCGATCGGGGCCGGTACTGTTCGGCGAATGAGCTCGCTTAATCTCGACGACTTCACCGATCTGATCGAGCGCCCCGACGGAGGAGTGCGCCGCGACGCCGAGGCGCGCCGGGAGCGTCAGGTCGTGCCGCCCGGAGCCCTGGGCCGCCTCGACGACCTGGGTGAGTGGCTGGCCGCGGCACAGGCCGCCGTGCCGGTGCGGCCGATCAGGCAGCCGCGGGTCGTGCTGTTCGCCGGGGACCACGGGATCGCCGAACTGGGCGTCTCCGCGCACCCCGCGGGCACCGCCGGGAAGCTGGTCCGGGAGGTGCTGGACGGCGGCCGTCCGGTGTCGGTGCTCGCCCGGCGGCTCGGGGTGCCGGTACGGGTCGTCGACATGGCGCTGGACTGCGCGCCGGAGTCCCTTCCGGCCGAGGTCACGCGGCACCGGGTACGGCGGGGCAGCGGGCGTATCGACATCGAGGACGCGCTGACCCCGGAGGAGGCGGAGGCCGCCTTCCGGGCCGGGGCCGCGGTGGCCGACCAGGAGGCCGACTCCGGTACGGATCTGGTGGTGCTCGGCGATGTGAGCGTGGGCGGGACCACGGCGGCGGGGGTGCTGATCGCCGCGCTGTGCGGGACCGACGCGTCCGTGGTGACGGGGCGCGGCGGGCAGGCGATCGACGACCTGGCGTGGATGCGCAAGTGCGCGGCGATCCGGGACGCGCTCAGGCGGGCCCGGCCCGTGCTCGGCGACCAGATGCGGTTGCTGGCCACGGTGGGCGGCGCCGACCTCGCCGCGATCACGGGTTTCCTGTTGCAGAGCGCGGTACGGAAGCTGCCGGTGATCCTGGACGGGGTCGTGGTGGCCGCGTGCGCGCTGGTGGGGCAGCGGATCGCGTTCCGGGCGCCGGACTGGTGGCTGGCCGGACAGAAGAGCGGGGAGCCGGGGCAGGGCAAGGCGCTGGACCGGATGGCGCTGGAGCCGCTGCTGGACCACGGGGTGACGGTCGGGGAGGGGGTGGGGGCGCTGCTGGCGCTGCCGCTCGTACAGGCCGCGGCGGCACTGGCCGCCGAGCTCCCCGAGAAGCCGCAGGCGTTCGAGACGCCCGAGGACTCCGAGGGCTCCGAGGGCTCCGAGGGCTCCGAGGGCTCCGAGCAGCCTGAGGTATCCGAGACTTCGGAGGCTTCGCAGGCTTCAGAGGCTTCCGACAAGGTCGAGGGCGGCACGAAGACCGGGGACGCGGAGCGAGCGGTGGACTCGGAGCAGGTGGGCAAGGCGGCGGAGTAGCGGTCGACCGGGCGCCTCGCCACCGCAGCGGCCGGACGCTCCCGTCACCATCGAGGCCGGGCGCCTCCTCACCGCAGCGGCCGGACGCTCCCGTCACCGCCGCGCGGCAGATCATGCCCTCGTTCCGGCGCGGCGGCACTCGACCGCGGCGGCGTGGCTGGTGCCCGTCCCCCTCTACCGATGGTCGAGCGCGCGGGTGGACACCGGGTCGGGCTTGCCGCCGATCAGGTCCTGGAATTTGCGGCGGGGGGCCGCCCAGCGGCGGTCGTGGTGGAAGGCGCGCAGGGTGGCACGGGCGCGGGCCCTCGGGCGGCGGCGGTAGAAGCGCTTGGCCCAGAAGGAGCCCGGGCGGGCCAGGCGGACGACGCCGATCAGGCCCACCAGGGGGACGACCACGCTGAAGACCGCCATCCGGGCCTTGCCCTTGCTGAGGACGAGCAGGGCGAAGAGGAAGTTGACCGCCACCGTGGAGATGACACTGCCGCGGTCCTGGAGCTCGTCGTCGGACATGTCGTTGACGCCGAACGGGGAGAAGCCCGCGAGGAGCAGGCCGACCAGGGCCGCCGTGAGCACCACGGCCTCGACGCTCTTGCGGCCGGCCTCGGTCCAGTAGACGTCGTCGAGGTGCAGGATCAGCGCGAACTCGTCCAGGACCAGGCCGGCGCCGATGCCGAAGACGACCGCGAACGCGCCCGAGCCGAAGCCGTGCCGGCTGCTGGCGACCGCGCCGAAGCCGCCGAGGACCGTGAGGGCGACACCGGGGACCACGTGGTGGATGTGCACTCCCCCGGCGCTGACGTTGCCGAACGGGCCCTTGCCCGCCCGGATCATGCGGGTCACGACCCGGGTGATGAGGAACGTGAGCACGAACGAGGTGAGGGCGAGCAGCAGCGGCAGCTTGCCCGGCTCGACGATGTTCCGCTGCAACCAATGTCCCATTTGATCACTTTATCCATGTTGACCCTTCTGGTCCTCCCGGACGTCCTGGGATCCTGGGCGCCCCGCTCGTCATGGGCGCCCGCCGGGCCGACGGGTAACCTGCGCCGGTGTCCACGACCCCCTCGGCTCCCCCACCTCCCTCGCCGCCCTCGCCCGCCTCCTGGCCGGACGGCCTGCGCTTCGCCTTCGGCACCCTCACCGCGCTCCCGGTCCAGGTGACCCGCTGGGACCGCGAGGCCGCCCGTGCGGGCATGCTCTGCGCTCCGGCGGCCGGACTGGCGGTCGGCGCGTGCGCGGCCGTCCTCGGGGTGCTCCTGCTGTTCCTGGGCGCGGGCCCGCTGCTCGCCGCCGTCGCCTCCGCCGCCGTGCCCGCCGTGCTCACCCGGGGCCTGCATCTGGACGGGCTCGCGGACACCGCGGACGGTCTCGGCAGCGGCCGGCCCGCCGCGGACGCGCTGCGGATCATGAAGCAGTCGGACATCGGACCGTTCGGGGTGATCACCCTCGTCCTCGTGCTGTTCGCCCAGGTGGCCGCGCTGGCGCAGCTCTACGGCGCCTCCTGGACGCGAGGCGCCGTGGCCGCCGCCGTCGCCGCGACCGCCGCCCGTCTCGCCCTCACCCTGGCCGCCCGCACCGGGGTGCCGGCCGCCCTGCCGGAGGGGCTCGGCGCGGCGGTGGCGGGCGTGGTCCCGGTGCGGGGCGCGGCGGTCACCGCCGCCGTCGTCCTCGCGGTGGCCGCGGGCGCGGGAGCGCTCCTGGGCACGTACGACGTCGTCCGCACGGTGCTCGCCGTCGCCGCCGCCGTCGGTGCGGCCGAACTCCTGCTGCGGCACTGCACGCGACGGTTCGGCGGGGTGACCGGGGACGTGTTCGGGGGCCTCGCGGAGACGGCGGCGACCACCGCGCTCGTCCTGCTGACGCTCGGGAACTAGTGCCGTGGCAGGCAACGTTCGCCCCTCCCTCGCCGGCCGGGCACGCCGACGGGTGGGCACCCGCGGGAATGATCGACGGCGGCCCCGAGCGTAGGCTCGGGGCGCGGATTTACCCGACCAGGTGAAGACCGTGCCGCAGGAGGGACCTAGGGTCGATCGTCGGGCCCGGTCGACCCACCCCCATTCGGCCCCAGCACACTTCAACGGAAGCGAGATTTCACCACCGTGACTGCTCTCACTCTCAGCACCGCCGCGGCGGCCGGCCTGCGGGCCGACGCGATCGTGATCGGTGTGGCCAAGGGCGCCGAAGGCCCGGTCGTGGCACCGGGCGCCGAGGCCGTGGACAAGGCGTACGACGGCTCACTCGCCGGCGTCCTGGAGACCCTCGGCGCCGTCGGCGCCGAGGGCGAGGTGACGAAGCTGCCCGCTCCGGCCGGCTTCAAGGCGCCGCTCGTGGTGGCGGTGGGCCTGGGCACCCAGCCCGACGAGGACGCCGGCTTCGACGCCGAGGCGCTGCGCCGGGCCGCCGGTGTGGCGGCCCGTGCCCTCACCGGCGCGAAGAAGGCCGCGTTCGCCCTGCCGCTCACGGACGCCGCCGACGCCGGCGCGGTCGCCGAGGGCGTGCTGCTCGGCGCGTACTCCTTCGACACGTACAAGGACGGCGGCGCGGGCGGCAAGGGCGCCCGGGCGCGGAACAGCAAGGCTCCGCTGGCCGAGGCCGCGCTGCTCGGCGGCAAGCCCCGCGACCGCGTGTACAAGGCGGCGATCGAGCGGGCCACCGCCGTGGCCGAGGAGCTCAACCGCGCCCGCGACCTGATCAACATGCCGCCGAACGACCTCGACCCCGAGGCGTTCGCCGCGATCGCCCAGGCCGCGGCCAAGGAGCACGGCGTCAAGGTGCAGGTGCTCGACGAGAAGGCCCTGGTCAAGGGCGGCTACGGCGGCATCCTCGGAGTCGGCGCCGGGTCCGCGGCGGGGCCGCGGCTGGTGAAGCTGTCGTACACCTCCGCCAAGGCGGACAAGCACCTCGCCTTCGTCGGCAAGGGGATCACGTACGACTCGGGCGGCATCTCGCTGAAGCCGGCCGGTCACAACGAGACGATGAAGTGCGACATGAGCGGGGCGGCGGCGGTGTTCGCCGCCGTGGTCGCCGCCGCGCGCCTCGGACTGGAGGTCAACATCACCGGCTGGCTGGCGCTGGCCGAGAACATG carries:
- a CDS encoding methyltransferase domain-containing protein, which produces MPAPSARRLRSTARAMLPFPEPESWLDVGTGDARFPATAKEVFPYTSFDGLDATRRVERARRAERVEEAYVGLLTDPRITTRLRARYDVVSLLHHLPHTADPREELHAAVAVLRPGGHLLLEAPDPQCAFAALLGRRWLPRATGLRLLPLDDLRTELESRGCVIVRTDRRAAHIPEDLSAALSLALPRPLPHWLAATLLAAARILDHALAPLLSLTRFSNTYRLIARRETPAA
- the cobT gene encoding nicotinate-nucleotide--dimethylbenzimidazole phosphoribosyltransferase, which codes for MSSLNLDDFTDLIERPDGGVRRDAEARRERQVVPPGALGRLDDLGEWLAAAQAAVPVRPIRQPRVVLFAGDHGIAELGVSAHPAGTAGKLVREVLDGGRPVSVLARRLGVPVRVVDMALDCAPESLPAEVTRHRVRRGSGRIDIEDALTPEEAEAAFRAGAAVADQEADSGTDLVVLGDVSVGGTTAAGVLIAALCGTDASVVTGRGGQAIDDLAWMRKCAAIRDALRRARPVLGDQMRLLATVGGADLAAITGFLLQSAVRKLPVILDGVVVAACALVGQRIAFRAPDWWLAGQKSGEPGQGKALDRMALEPLLDHGVTVGEGVGALLALPLVQAAAALAAELPEKPQAFETPEDSEGSEGSEGSEGSEQPEVSETSEASQASEASDKVEGGTKTGDAERAVDSEQVGKAAE
- a CDS encoding adenosylcobinamide-GDP ribazoletransferase; the encoded protein is MSTTPSAPPPPSPPSPASWPDGLRFAFGTLTALPVQVTRWDREAARAGMLCAPAAGLAVGACAAVLGVLLLFLGAGPLLAAVASAAVPAVLTRGLHLDGLADTADGLGSGRPAADALRIMKQSDIGPFGVITLVLVLFAQVAALAQLYGASWTRGAVAAAVAATAARLALTLAARTGVPAALPEGLGAAVAGVVPVRGAAVTAAVVLAVAAGAGALLGTYDVVRTVLAVAAAVGAAELLLRHCTRRFGGVTGDVFGGLAETAATTALVLLTLGN
- a CDS encoding leucyl aminopeptidase yields the protein MTALTLSTAAAAGLRADAIVIGVAKGAEGPVVAPGAEAVDKAYDGSLAGVLETLGAVGAEGEVTKLPAPAGFKAPLVVAVGLGTQPDEDAGFDAEALRRAAGVAARALTGAKKAAFALPLTDAADAGAVAEGVLLGAYSFDTYKDGGAGGKGARARNSKAPLAEAALLGGKPRDRVYKAAIERATAVAEELNRARDLINMPPNDLDPEAFAAIAQAAAKEHGVKVQVLDEKALVKGGYGGILGVGAGSAAGPRLVKLSYTSAKADKHLAFVGKGITYDSGGISLKPAGHNETMKCDMSGAAAVFAAVVAAARLGLEVNITGWLALAENMPSGSATRPGDVLRMYSGKTVEVLNTDAEGRLVLADALWAASEENPDAIVDVATLTGAMMLALGNRTFGIMANDEAFRSAVHEAAEEVGEPAWPMPLPEHLRKGMDSSTADIANMGERMGGGLVAGLFLREFVGEGITWAHLDIAGPAFNEGGPFGYTPKGGTGTAVRTLVRLAELTAAGDLG